CCTCCTTTTCCTCGTTAAAAGGCGATTGCGAGGCAAAGGAGAATGCGAAGTTTTTAATTGATGTAATGGAAAGTGTTGGCTTTGAAAATTATGAAAAGAATGGTGGCATTTTTACGACAGACAGAATAAACCAACGCTATACATGGACTATACCTTGAAAGCTTATTAAAATTAAAGGGATTCCCTAATTCTTCTTTATCTCTTTAGAGATAAAGAAAGTGCCTGACGGAAAAGTTAGACAAATATTTTAATTAAGTAGCCTTGAGGGCTTGTGTCTGTGAAAAGCAGGCGGCAAGCCCTTTAACTTTGCTTTGATGCGGCGATTGTTGTAATAATCAATATAGTCAATAAGTTCAGCCTTGAATGTTCCATGGATTCAAATGTCTGTAAATACAGTAGTTCACTTTTCAGTAGACCAAAGAAATTTTCAATGACGGCATTGTCCAATCAATTGCCTTTGCGGCTCATACTCTGTCGGATATCCTTCGCCTTCAGCATTTGCTGGTACTGCTTGTGTGATATTGCCAGCCCTGGCCGGAATGCAAAATAAGATTTGTTCCGTCCGGAATTCTTGAAAAAGCTTTGTCCAACATCTGCGTCACCATGGACAGAACCGGACGGTCTGAGATGGAATAACTGACAATATCCCT
The genomic region above belongs to Aminipila butyrica and contains:
- a CDS encoding DDE-type integrase/transposase/recombinase, with translation MVTDVKNSAYWPKLYLSPILDLCSRDIVSYSISDRPVLSMVTQMLDKAFSRIPDGTNLILHSGQGWQYHTSSTSKC